One genomic window of Cololabis saira isolate AMF1-May2022 chromosome 3, fColSai1.1, whole genome shotgun sequence includes the following:
- the LOC133425017 gene encoding tubulin beta-4 chain-like — translation MREIVHLQAGQCGNQIGAKFWEVISDEHGIDPTGNYHGDSDLQLDRINVYYNEASGGKYVPRAVLVDLEPGTMDSVKSGPFGQVFRPDNFVFGQSGAGNNWAKGHYTEGAELVDSVLDVVRKEAESCDCLQGFQLTHSLGGGTGSGMGTLLISKIREEYPDRIMNTFSVVPSPKVSDTVVEPYNATLSVHQLVENTDETYCIDNEALYDICFRTLKLTTPTYGDLNHLVSATMSGVTTCLRFPGQLNADLRKLAVNMVPFPRLHFFMPGFAPLTSRCSQQYRALTVPELTQQMFDAKNMMAACDPRHGRYLTVAAIFRGRMSMKEVDEQMLNMQNKNSSYFVEWIPNNVKTAVCDIPPRGLKMAATFIGNSTAIQELFKRISEQFTAMFRRKAFLHWYTGEGMDEMEFTEAESNMNDLVSEYQQYQDATAEEEGEFEEGEDEEDLA, via the exons ATGAGGGAAATCGTTCATCTTCAGGCTGGACAGTGCGGGAACCAGATCGGTGCTAAA TTCTGGGAGGTGATCAGTGATGAACATGGCATTGACCCAACTGGAAATTACCACGGGGACAGTGACCTGCAACTGGACCGGATCAATGTTTACTACAATGAAGCTTCAG GTGGTAAATATGTGCCCCGGGCTGTGCTTGTGGATCTGGAGCCGGGCACCATGGACTCCGTGAAATCTGGACCTTTTGGCCAAGTCTTCAGGCCTGACAACTTTGTTTTTG GCCAAAGTGGTGCTGGCAACAACTGGGCCAAGGGTCACTACACGGAGGGAGCGGAGCTGGTGGACTCGGTCCTGGACGTGGTGAGGAAGGAGGCTGAGAGCTGCGACTGCCTGCAGGGCTTCCAGCTCACACATTCCCTGGGTGGCGGCACCGGCTCGGGTATGGGCACCCTGCTCATCAGCAAGATCCGGGAGGAATACCCCGACCGCATCATGAACACCTTCAGTGTGGTGCCGTCCCCTAAAGTGTCTGACACCGTAGTTGAGCCCTACAACGCTACGCTGTCGGTCCATCAGCTGGTAGAAAACACAGATGAGACCTATTGCATTGATAACGAGGCGCTGTATGATATCTGTTTCCGTACTCTGAAACTCACCACCCCAACATACGGGGACCTCAACCATTTGGTCTCTGCCACCATGAGTGGCGTCACCACTTGCCTCAGGTTCCCAGGGCAGCTCAACGCTGACCTGCGCAAGCTGGCTGTGAACATGGTGCCATTCCCTCGTCTGCACTTCTTCATGCCGGGCTTTGCTCCCCTCACGAGTCGCTGTAGCCAGCAGTACAGAGCGCTGACGGTGCCAGAGCTCACCCAGCAGATGTTTGACGCCAAAAACATGATGGCAGCCTGTGACCCGCGTCACGGCCGCTACCTGACGGTGGCCGCCATCTTCCGCGGCCGCATGTCTATGAAGGAGGTAGATGAGCAGATGCTTAACATGCAGAACAAGAACAGCAGTTACTTTGTTGAGTGGATCCCCAACAATGTCAAGACGGCTGTCTGTGACATTCCCCCCCGAGGCCttaagatggccgccaccttcaTTGGCAACAGCACGGCCATTCAAGAGCTGTTCAAGCGCATCTCTGAGCAGTTCACGGCCATGTTCAGGCGCAAAGCTTTCCTCCACTGGTACACCGGGGAGGGGAtggatgagatggagtttaCTGAGGCTGAGAGCAACATGAATGACCTGGTGTCAGAATACCAGCAGTACCAGGACGCCACTGCTGAAGAAGAGGGAGAGTTTGAGGAGGGAGAGGACGAGGAGGATTTGGCCTAA